Genomic window (Allostreptomyces psammosilenae):
CGGCGAGCAGCTGACCGAGGCGGAGGCCGCGGCCATGGCCTTCATCCTGCTGTTCGCCGGCTTCGAGACCACCGTCAACCTCATCGGCAACGGGGTGAACGCCCTGCTGCGCCACCCCGACCAGCTGGCGCTGCTGCGCGCCGGGCTGGCCCGCGGCGACGAGCGGCTGCTGGCCACCGCCGTGGAGGAGCTGCTGCGCTTCGACGGCCCGGTGGAGCTGGCCACCTGGCGGTTCGCCACCGAGCCGCTGACCATCGGCGGAACCCGCGTGCCGGCGGGCGACCCGGTCCTGGTGGTGCTCGGCGGGGCGGACCGCGATCCGCGGCGCTTCACCGACCCGGACACCCTCGACCTCACCCGTCAGGACAATCCGCACCTCGGTTTCGGGCACGGCATCCACTACTGCCTGGGCGCCCCGCTGGCCCGGCTGGAGGGGCAGCGGGCGCTGGCCACCCTGCTCACCCGGCTGCCCGACCTGCGCTGCGCGGTGGCGCCCGAGGAGCTGCGCTGGCGCGGCGGTCTGATCATGCGCGGCCTGCGCGAACTGCCGGTCGCCTTCACCCCGGTCGGCACGGCGCCGCCGGCGCCGTGACCGGCCGGCGACCGGTGTGCGACGCGGGGCGGGAGCGGCCGGTGTGACGCACTCCCGCCCCGGCGACGTATCACCAGGTCAGCCCTGCTGCCAGGGACACGACCTGGCGTTCACTCATTTGTGATCCCGGCTATCCCCGCTTGTGATTCATCGCATCACCTGCTTTTCTTCTCCCAGTTCGCGCCGCGAACCGCCGACCCCGGTGCGCCGAGTCCTGCCCGACCGGGGCCGCCGCCGACCGCAGTGGAGCCGGGCAGGAGTCGGGGGAACCGACACGCGCCGTCCCCGCGCCAGCGGAGGCGGTGCGCGATACCGCCGTGCCGGACCGGCGCGGCTAGGGGTGAAGCGGCCGCCGGCCGCCGGGTGATCTCCGCCCGAACCCGACAGCTCACCTCGCAGGCGTCGGAGAGGAAGCGCTCATGCTGCTGTCCGGAGGCGGCAAGCACCGCCGGCCCAACCAGACCGACCGGCTCGTCCGCGCCGCGGGCGTCACCGGCGCCGGACTCACCATCCCGCTGCTGGCCGCCGGTGGCGCCTACGCCGCCGACTCCACCACCTGGGAGAAGGTCGCGGCCTGCGAGACCGGCGGGGACTGGAACTCCAACGAGGGCGACGGCTTCTACGGCGGCCTGGCGTTCACCCAGGCCACCTGGGACCACTACGGCGGCGGCGAGTACGCCGAGCGCCCGGACAAGGCGACCCGCGAGGAGCAGATCGCCGTCGCCGAACGCGTCCTGGACATCGAGGGCCCGGCCGCCTGGCCCGCCTGCGCCGACTCGGCCGGGCTGACCTCCCTGGACCTCGATCTCGACCTCGACCTGGGCCTCGGTGACGACGCGGAGGCGGAGGCCGGGGACTCCGACGCGGACCAGCCGCCGGCCGACTCCACGGACTCCGGTGACGGCGCCGACGCGGGCTCCGGCGACACCGCCGACACCGACCCCTCCGACCGGCCCGACGACGCCGGCGACGGCGCCGGGGACGCCGACGCGACCCGGCCCGGCGGCCAGGGCGACGGTGACGCCGGCTCCGACGGCGGCGCCCGCCCCGACGAGCGGCCGTCCGCCGACGGCAGCACCCCGCCGGCCACCAGCGACCCCTCCGCCAGCCCCAGCCCCACGGCCCCCGACGGCCCCTCGGCCACCCCCTCCGCCCCGGCCACCGACCCCACCGCCGGGCCGTCCACCTCCCCGTCGGCCGGCGGCCAGGAGAGCACCGCCCCGCAGACCGAGCAGCCCTCCGGCCGGCACGCCAAGCCCAAGGCCGCCGCCCGGCACGCCAAGCCCTCCCTGATCCGGGAGACGCTGCGCAACCTCCCCGGCGGTGACGCCCGCTCCGACCGCGGCGGCGACCGCGCCGACGCCGTCTCGGACGGCGCCGACGCGGACGCGGGCGACCCCTACCTCATCGCCGCCGGCGACACCCTCATCGGGATCGCCGACGCCTACGACGTCGTGGGCGGCTGGTCGGCGCTGTACGAACTCAACCGGTCCGTCATCGGCGACGACCCGAACCGCATCGTCCCCGGCCAGCAACTGCGCCTGCCGAACGGCTGATCGTCGCGGCCGGGCGGTGGGAAACCCCCGGCTGCCACGTGTTGTTCACCGAGTGCGGTTAGGCTCAGGGCGAAAAGACGTATCCGACCCAAGGAGATGCTCGTGCCGTCGATCGACGTCGTCGTAGCCAGGGAGATCCTCGACTCGCGAGGCAACCCCACCGTCGAGGTCGAGGTCGGCCTCGACGACGGCAGCACCGGTCGTGCCGCCGTCCCGTCCGGTGCCTCCACCGGCGCGTTCGAGGCCCTGGAACTGCGTGACGGGGACAAGGCCCGCTACGGCGGCAAGGGCGTGGAGAAGGCCGTCCTGGCGGTCATCGAGCAGATCGGCCCGGAGCTGGTCGGCTACGACGCCACCGAGCAGCGGCTGATCGACCAGGCGATGCTCGACCTGGACGGCACGGACGGCAAGAGCAACCTCGGCGCCAACGCCATCCTGGGCGTCTCGCTGGCCGTCGCGCACGCCGCCTCCGAGTCCGCCGACCTGCCGCTGTTCCGCTACCTCGGTGGGCCCAACGCCCACGTGCTGCCCGTCCCGATGATGAACATCCTGAACGGCGGCTCGCACGCCGACTCCAACGTGGACATCCAGGAGTTCATGATCGCCCCGATCGGCGCCTCCAGCTTCTCCGAGGCGGTGCGCTGGGGCGCGGAGACCTACCACGCCCTCAAGTCCGTGCTCAAGGAGCGCGGCCTGTCCACCGGCCTGGGCGACGAGGGCGGCTTCGCGCCGAACCTGGAGTCCAACCGCGCCGCGCTGGACCTGATCGTCGAGGCCATCCAGAAGGCCGGCTACACCCCCGGCCAGGACATCGCCCTCGCCCTGGACGTCGCCGCCACCGAGTTCTACAAGGACGGCGCCTACGAGTTCGAGGGCAAGCGCCTCAGCGCCGCCGAGCTCACCGCGTACTACGCCGAGCTGGTCGCCGCCTACCCGCTGGTCTCCATCGAGGACCCGCTGTCCGAGGAGGACTGGGAGGGCTGGAAGACCATCACCGAGCAGCTCGGTGACAAGGTCCAGCTCGTCGGCGACGACCTGTTCGTCACCAACCCGGCCCGCCTCAAGCGCGGCATCGACTCCGGCACCGCCAACGCGCTGCTGGTGAAGGTCAACCAGATCGGCTCGCTCACCGAGACGCTGGACGCCGTCGAGCTGGCCCAGCGCAACGGCTACCGCTGCATGATGAGCCACCGTTCCGGCGAGACCGAGGACGTGACCATCGCCGACCTGGCCGTCGCCACCAACTGCGGCCAGATCAAGACCGGCGCCCCGGCCCGCTCCGAGCGTGTGGCCAAGTACAACCAGCTGCTGCGCATCGAGGAGATCCTCGACGACGCCGCGGTGTACGCCGGCCGCGGCGCGTTCCCGCGCTTCACCCCGGCCGAGGGCTGACGGTCCCGCTGACCGAGAGCCCCGGGGCTGACCGAAGGCCCCGGGTCCGACCGACCGGGACGGCCGGCACCGCGCGGTGCCGGCCGTCCCGCTCCCGTCCCCGGCCGTCGCGCCGCCGGGGGGGGGGACCGGGCACAGGAGCGAGGAGGGGAGCAGCGAGGAGTGGCCGAACCCCCGAACTGGGACACGCTGATCACGCGCTCCGGCCGGCGCACCGGCGCCCGCAGCACGGGCGGGGCGAAGGCGCAGGCCCGCCGGCGCGGCCGGCTCACCGGGCGCGCCGCCGTGCTCCTGCTGGTGCTGTGCTCGCTCGCCCTCGCCATCGCCTACCCGGCGCGGCAGTACGTGGCGCAACGCGACCGCATCGCCGAGGCGCGCGCGGAGGCGGCCCGGCTGGAGCAGGAGGTGGCCGAGCTGCGGCGGGAGAAGGCCCGCTGGCAGGACCCGGCCTACGTGCGGGCCCGGGCCCGCGAGGACCTGCTGTACGTGCTGCCCGGAGAGATCGGCCTCACCGTGCTCCCGGACGCCTCCCCGGGCCCCTCCGCGCCGGCCGAGGACGCGGGGGCCGGCGACGCCGGTGACGCCGCGCTCGGCGCCGACCGGCCCTGGTACGAGAACCTGTGGGACTCCGTCGACCGGGCGGACTGACCGGCGGCGCGAACGGCGGCCCTGAGCGGCGGCGCTGAACGGCAGCGCCGACCGCGGCGCGAACGGCAGCGCGGCCACTCGGGTCACAATGGTCACCATGACCTCCCCTGACTCCGACGACGACCGCCGGCCCGCCGCCGAGGCCCCCCACGTGGACCCCGCGGACATCACCGCCGTGGAGCGCCAGCTGGGCCGCCGCCCCCGCGGGCTGCGCGCCGTGGCGCACCGCTGCCCGTGCGGCCTGCCGGACGTCGTGGAGACGGCGCCGCGCCTGGAGGACGGCACGCCGTTCCCCACCCTCTACTACCTGACCTGCCCCCGCGCGGCCTCCGCCATCGGCACCCTGGAGTCCGAGGGCGTGATGAAGGAGATGAGCGACCGGCTGGCCCGGGACCCCGAGCTGGCCGCCGCCTACCGGGCCGCCCACGAGGACTACATCGCGCGCCGGGACTCCATCGAGGTGCTGCGCGGCTTCCCGAGCGCCGGCGGCATGCCGGACCGGGTGAAGTGCCTGCACGTCCTGGTCGCGCACTCGCTGGCCGCCGGTCCGGGCGTCAACCCGCTGGGGGACGAGGCGCTGGCCATGCTGCCCCAGTGGTGGCGGCGCGGCCGGTGCGTCGAGGACTGCGGCGCCGCCGGGGGCGCGGAACCGGACGCCGCCGAGGGCCCTGCGGGCGGTCCCGGGGACGGCCCCGCGGCCGGCCCGGCGGCCGGCTCCGCGACGGGCGGGGACGGGTCGCGGGGATGACCGGCCACCGCCCCGGCACGCATATGATCGGCCCCATGAGTGGCACGACGAGCGGCGCCCGGCGGGTGGCCGCCATCGACTGCGGGACCAACTCCATCCGCCTGCTGGTGGCCGACGTCGACGACAGCGGACGGCTGCGCGACCTGGACCGCCGGATGATCATCGTCCGGCTCGGCCAGGGCGTGGACCGCACCGGCCGGCTGGCCCCCGAGGCCCTGGAGCGCACCTTCGCCGCCTGCCGCGAGTACGCCGACGCGATCCGCGCGCTGGGCGCCGAGGCGGTGCGGTTCGTCGCCACCAGCGCCTCCCGCGACGCCGAGAACCGCGACGAGTTCACCGCCGGCGTCCGGGACATCCTCGGCGTCGACCCGGAGGTCGTCACCGGCACCGAGGAGGCGCGGCTGTCCTTCCTCGGCGCCACCGCCGACCTGCCCGAGCCGGCCCCCTACCTGGTGGTGGACATCGGCGGCGGATCCACCGAGTTCGTGCTCGGCACGGACGGCGTCACCGCCTCCCGCTCGGTGGACATCGGCTGCGTCCGGCTGACCGAGCGCCACCTGCAGGCCCCGGACGGCACGCTCGTCGACCCGCCCGGACCGGAGGAGATCGCCCGGATCCGCGCCGACGTGGAGGCGGCCATGGACGTCGCCGCCGCCGAGGTCCCCTTCGACCAGGCGCGCACCCTGGTCGGCCTGGCCGGCTCGGTGACGACGGTCGCGGCCCTGGGCCTCGGGCTGACCGAGTACGACTCCACCCGGGTCCACCACTCGCGGCACTCGCGCCGGGCCGTCGGCGAGGTCACCGACCGCCTGCTGGCCGCCACCCACGCCGAGCGGGCCGCCGACCCGGTGATCCACCCCGGGCGGGTGGACGTCATCGGCGCCGGCGCGCTGATCCTGCGCACCGTCATGGAGCGGGTGGGCGCCGAGGAGGTCGTGGTCAGCGAGCACGACATCCTCGACGGCATCGCGCTCAGCTGCGCCGAACGGCTCTGAACGGCCCTCGGCGGTCCTTGGCGGCCCTCACGGCGCTGCCCCGGCCGCGTGGCCGCGGCGCCCCCCGGGCGGTCGTCAAACACCCGTGCGACGGCCGCCCGGGGGGCGCCGCCACGGCCGCTCGCCTGCGCCCTGACGGCGTCCCGACGCCCCCGTGACGCCCGTGCGGCGGCTCCCGGAGGGGGCCCGGTGGGCGCGTCGCCGCGAACTTCGTGAAGTTATTCACATGCGGATCCGCGGGATTGGCCGGCTTCGCCGCGCGGTTGTTCCGTACGACGGACCAACCCCCCGTCCGACGGGCCGCCGACCCCCGCGGGAGCGCGCCGCGCGCGGCGCCGGGAAACTCCTCCGGCGCCCGCGGGAACCACCGGGCCCCGAACGATCGTTGCTGTTCATGGCGGTCCGACCAGCCCTGCCGGGGCCGCCGTGAGGTCCCCCCGAAGGAGCGCGAGCAACCACCCCCCGCCCCCCGTGCCGCATGGAGCGGCGAATTATAGCAGACCCCCCGTCGGCATCCTCGGGTGGGTGTGCGCGGGGTGCCCGGGAACGTGCTGGATACTTTCCGATATGAGCACCACGGAGCGTCCTCGGATCCTCGTCGTCGGGGGTGGGTACGTCGGCATGTTCGCCGCGCGGCGCATTCTGAAGAAGATGCGCTACGGCGAGGCGACCGTGACGGTCGTCGACCCCCGCTCGTACATGACCTATCAGCCTTTCCTTCCCGAGGCTGCCGCCGGCAGCCTCTCCCCCCGCCACGTCGTGGTTCCGCTGCGCCGTGTGCTCCCGAAGGCCGAGATCCTCACCGGCCGGGTGACCTCGGTGGACCACGACCGCAAGGTCGCCACGGTCGAGCCGCTGGTGGGGGACTCCTACGAGATCCCCTTCGACCACATCATCATGGCGCTCGGGGCGGTCTCCCGGACCTTCCCGATCCCCGGTCTGGCCGAGAACGGCATCGGCTTCAAGACCATCGAGGAAGCCATCGCCACCCGCAACCACATCCTCGGCCAGCTGGACAAGGCCGAGTCCACCGATGACGAGGAGGTCCGCCGCAAGGCGCTCACCTTCGTCTTCGTCGGCGGCGGCTTCGCCGGCGTCGAGGCCATCGCCGAGATCGAGGACATGGCCCGCGACGCCGCCAAGTACTACCGCAACGTCAAGCGCGAGGACATGCGGTTCGTCCTCGTCGAGGCGGCCAACCGCATCCTGCCGGAGATGGGCCCCGACCTCGGCGAGTGGACCCTCCAGCGGCTGCGCGAGCGCGGCATCGAGGTCTACCTGGAGACCTCGCTCGACTCCGCCGTCGACAAGCACTGCGTGCTGAAGAACGGCGTCGAGATGGACGCCTCCACCATCGTGTGGACCGCCGGCGTCAAGCCGAACCCGGCGCTCGCCGACTTTGGCCTCCCGCTCGGCCCGCGCGGCCACGTGGACACCAAGCCCACCCTCCAGGTGCAGGGCATGCCCTACGCCTGGGCCGCCGGCGACAACGCCCAGGTGCCGGACCTCGCCAAGGGCGAGGGCGCCTGGTGCCCGCCGAACGCCCAGCACGCGCTGCGCCAGTCCAAGGTGCTCGGCGACAACGTGGTGGCGGCGCTGCGCGGCTTCGAGCCGCGCGAGTACAAGCACGCCAACCTCGGCGCGGTCGCCGGCCTGGGCCTGCACAAGGGCGTGGCCATCCTGTTCAACCGGATCAAGCTCAAGGGCTGGCCCGCCTGGATGTTCCACCGCCTGTACCACGGCTCGCAGATGCCGACCTTCAACCGCAAGGTCCGGGTCTTCGCCGACTGGTTCCTGGCCGGCCTGCTCAAGCGGGACATCGTGGGCCTCGGCGCCATGGAGTCCCCGCGCGACGAGTTCTACGAGGCCGCCGCCCCGGTGTCCGCCAAGCTGGCGGCGCCGAAGCCGGAGGCCCCCAAGGAGACCGCCGCGGCGGCGAAGGGCTGACCAGCCCCGGCGGCCCGGTGCCGCCACGACCGGACGACGACGCCCGGTGCTCTATAACGGTAATCAACGCCGACGGCCCCGCCGACGATTCGTCGGACGGGGCCGTCGGCGTGTGCGGGGGCTCCCGCGGGACGCCGCGGGCCGCCGCGCGGAAGCCGGGAAGGGGTGCCCCGCCGCACCGGATCCGTCCGGCGCGGCGGGGCACCCCTCACGGCGTCACCCCGTCTACTCGGCCTTGATCGCGGAGAGGATGTCCAGCCGGCCGGCCCGGGCCGCCGGCCACACCGCCGCCAGCAGGCCGATCGCGGCGGCCAGCAGCACGAAGACCAGCACCTGACCCCACGGGATGACCGTGCTCCAGGTCGGCATGGACGCCACGAACGTCGTCCCGGTGGCCCAGGCCAGGAACGCGCCCAGCACGATCCCCAGCACCGCGCCGAACATCGAGATCACCAGCGACTCCAGCCGGATCATCCGCCGCACCGCGCCCCGGGCCAGGCCGATCGCCCGCAGCATGCCGATCTCGCGGGTCCGCTCGAAGACCGACATCGCCAGGGTGTTGACGATGCCCAGCACCGCGATCACCACGGCCATGGCCAGCAGGCCGTAGACCATGTTCAGCATCAGGTCCAGCATGGAGGAGAACTCCTGGGCCATGTCGTCGCGGTCGCCCACGCGGACCAGCGGCTGCGAGTCCACCGCCCCCTCCAGGCCGGCCCGCAGCGCCTCGCTGGCTCCCGACTCGGCCTTGACCAGCACCTCCTGCACCGAGAACGCGCCGTCGTGCTCGGTCACCGTGGCCTCGCCGATGAGCATCGGCGGGGTGAACTCCGACTCCTGGTAGATCGCGCCGATCTCCACCTCGGTCGTCGCGCCGTTCGGGAAGCGGGCCGGAACCGTCTCGCCCACCTCCCAGCCGGCCTCGCGGGCGGTCGCGTCGCCGACCGCCAGGGCCGGCCCGCTCAGCGCCTCCAGCGATCCGGCGGTCAGGTCCAGCGCGAACATGTCCGCCACCACGTCACCGTTGACCACCGCCGGGGACCACTCGGTGTCCTCCAGGTCGACCAGGGTGGTGCCCAGCACCGACACCGACCGCACGCCCGGCACCTCGGCCACGCTCTCGGCCACGGACGGGTCGATGGGGCCCCAGTTGGCCATGGACAGGGTGTAGTCGGCGAGCTGCATCCGCTCCAGCGCGGTGTTGACCGCGCCCCGCGCGGAGGCGCCCAGCACGGCCAGCGCCGTCACCAGCGTCAGACCGATGGTGAGCGCGGAGGCGGTGGCCGCGGTCCGCCGCGGGTTGCGCAGCGCGTTCTCCCGGGCCAGCTGGCCGGAGACGCCGAACAGCGCGCCGAACGGGGCGCCCGCGGCCCGGATGATCGGTCGGGACAGCAGCGGGGTGAGCACCAGCACGCCCACCACGGTGGAGAAGGCGCCGGCGGCGATCGGCATCCGGCCGTCCGAGCCGTCCATGGAGGTGCCCAGGAACACCAGGGTCACGCCCGCGGCGAGCAGCAGCGCGCCGAACACGTTGCGCACCACCAGGCTGCGGGTCGGCGCCGGCTGGTCGATGCTGCTCATCGCGGCGACCGGCGGCACCTTGGCGGCCCGGCGGGCCGGCAGCCAGGAGGACAGCACGGTGATGCCCACGCCCACACCGAGCGAGGCGAGCACGGCCACCGGGGAGATCACCAGCGGGCCCTCCGGCAGCTCACCGCCGAAGGTGGACAGCCCGGCCCGCAGGCCCACGGCCACCCCCAGACCCAGCACGAAGCCGAGCACGGCGGAGACCAGACCGATCATGAACGCCTCGGCCAGCACCGAGCGCGTGACCTGGCGGCGGGAGGCGCCGACCGCGCGCAGCAGCGCCAGCTCGCGGGTGCGCTGGGAGATCAGCATGGTGAAGGTGTTGGCGATGATGAAGACGCCGACGAACAGCGCGATGCCGGCGAAGGCCAGCAGGGCCGTGGAGAGGTTGGACGTCCCCTGGGCGATCTGCTCGGCCTGCTCCTCGGCGACCTGCTCGCCGGTGCTGGCGGTGGCGCCGGCCGGGATGACCTCCTCCACCTGCTCCAGCAGCTCGGCCTGGCTGACGCCGTCGACCGCCTGCGCCGTGATGGA
Coding sequences:
- a CDS encoding transglycosylase family protein, which encodes MLLSGGGKHRRPNQTDRLVRAAGVTGAGLTIPLLAAGGAYAADSTTWEKVAACETGGDWNSNEGDGFYGGLAFTQATWDHYGGGEYAERPDKATREEQIAVAERVLDIEGPAAWPACADSAGLTSLDLDLDLDLGLGDDAEAEAGDSDADQPPADSTDSGDGADAGSGDTADTDPSDRPDDAGDGAGDADATRPGGQGDGDAGSDGGARPDERPSADGSTPPATSDPSASPSPTAPDGPSATPSAPATDPTAGPSTSPSAGGQESTAPQTEQPSGRHAKPKAAARHAKPSLIRETLRNLPGGDARSDRGGDRADAVSDGADADAGDPYLIAAGDTLIGIADAYDVVGGWSALYELNRSVIGDDPNRIVPGQQLRLPNG
- the eno gene encoding phosphopyruvate hydratase, giving the protein MLVPSIDVVVAREILDSRGNPTVEVEVGLDDGSTGRAAVPSGASTGAFEALELRDGDKARYGGKGVEKAVLAVIEQIGPELVGYDATEQRLIDQAMLDLDGTDGKSNLGANAILGVSLAVAHAASESADLPLFRYLGGPNAHVLPVPMMNILNGGSHADSNVDIQEFMIAPIGASSFSEAVRWGAETYHALKSVLKERGLSTGLGDEGGFAPNLESNRAALDLIVEAIQKAGYTPGQDIALALDVAATEFYKDGAYEFEGKRLSAAELTAYYAELVAAYPLVSIEDPLSEEDWEGWKTITEQLGDKVQLVGDDLFVTNPARLKRGIDSGTANALLVKVNQIGSLTETLDAVELAQRNGYRCMMSHRSGETEDVTIADLAVATNCGQIKTGAPARSERVAKYNQLLRIEEILDDAAVYAGRGAFPRFTPAEG
- a CDS encoding FtsB family cell division protein, with product MAEPPNWDTLITRSGRRTGARSTGGAKAQARRRGRLTGRAAVLLLVLCSLALAIAYPARQYVAQRDRIAEARAEAARLEQEVAELRREKARWQDPAYVRARAREDLLYVLPGEIGLTVLPDASPGPSAPAEDAGAGDAGDAALGADRPWYENLWDSVDRAD
- a CDS encoding DUF501 domain-containing protein, encoding MTSPDSDDDRRPAAEAPHVDPADITAVERQLGRRPRGLRAVAHRCPCGLPDVVETAPRLEDGTPFPTLYYLTCPRAASAIGTLESEGVMKEMSDRLARDPELAAAYRAAHEDYIARRDSIEVLRGFPSAGGMPDRVKCLHVLVAHSLAAGPGVNPLGDEALAMLPQWWRRGRCVEDCGAAGGAEPDAAEGPAGGPGDGPAAGPAAGSATGGDGSRG
- a CDS encoding Ppx/GppA phosphatase family protein; this translates as MSGTTSGARRVAAIDCGTNSIRLLVADVDDSGRLRDLDRRMIIVRLGQGVDRTGRLAPEALERTFAACREYADAIRALGAEAVRFVATSASRDAENRDEFTAGVRDILGVDPEVVTGTEEARLSFLGATADLPEPAPYLVVDIGGGSTEFVLGTDGVTASRSVDIGCVRLTERHLQAPDGTLVDPPGPEEIARIRADVEAAMDVAAAEVPFDQARTLVGLAGSVTTVAALGLGLTEYDSTRVHHSRHSRRAVGEVTDRLLAATHAERAADPVIHPGRVDVIGAGALILRTVMERVGAEEVVVSEHDILDGIALSCAERL
- a CDS encoding NAD(P)/FAD-dependent oxidoreductase — its product is MSTTERPRILVVGGGYVGMFAARRILKKMRYGEATVTVVDPRSYMTYQPFLPEAAAGSLSPRHVVVPLRRVLPKAEILTGRVTSVDHDRKVATVEPLVGDSYEIPFDHIIMALGAVSRTFPIPGLAENGIGFKTIEEAIATRNHILGQLDKAESTDDEEVRRKALTFVFVGGGFAGVEAIAEIEDMARDAAKYYRNVKREDMRFVLVEAANRILPEMGPDLGEWTLQRLRERGIEVYLETSLDSAVDKHCVLKNGVEMDASTIVWTAGVKPNPALADFGLPLGPRGHVDTKPTLQVQGMPYAWAAGDNAQVPDLAKGEGAWCPPNAQHALRQSKVLGDNVVAALRGFEPREYKHANLGAVAGLGLHKGVAILFNRIKLKGWPAWMFHRLYHGSQMPTFNRKVRVFADWFLAGLLKRDIVGLGAMESPRDEFYEAAAPVSAKLAAPKPEAPKETAAAAKG
- a CDS encoding ABC transporter permease — its product is MFRTAWRNVIAHKVRLLMTGLAIILGVAFVSGTLVFTDTLSSAFRNASADDLRNIDVSVSGGTSESLYGVPADDDVLTDETLERIQALPGVASAQGTVEGFTAVLDRDGELIGSTLTGFGGGANYAPGPDGTDPRYELVDGRGPERAGEIALDADTAEEQGFAVGDEVTVAIDGPARTERLVGTFTSVGQSSGPGGTLTLFDTATAQELLAVPGEYGSITAQAVDGVSQAELLEQVEEVIPAGATASTGEQVAEEQAEQIAQGTSNLSTALLAFAGIALFVGVFIIANTFTMLISQRTRELALLRAVGASRRQVTRSVLAEAFMIGLVSAVLGFVLGLGVAVGLRAGLSTFGGELPEGPLVISPVAVLASLGVGVGITVLSSWLPARRAAKVPPVAAMSSIDQPAPTRSLVVRNVFGALLLAAGVTLVFLGTSMDGSDGRMPIAAGAFSTVVGVLVLTPLLSRPIIRAAGAPFGALFGVSGQLARENALRNPRRTAATASALTIGLTLVTALAVLGASARGAVNTALERMQLADYTLSMANWGPIDPSVAESVAEVPGVRSVSVLGTTLVDLEDTEWSPAVVNGDVVADMFALDLTAGSLEALSGPALAVGDATAREAGWEVGETVPARFPNGATTEVEIGAIYQESEFTPPMLIGEATVTEHDGAFSVQEVLVKAESGASEALRAGLEGAVDSQPLVRVGDRDDMAQEFSSMLDLMLNMVYGLLAMAVVIAVLGIVNTLAMSVFERTREIGMLRAIGLARGAVRRMIRLESLVISMFGAVLGIVLGAFLAWATGTTFVASMPTWSTVIPWGQVLVFVLLAAAIGLLAAVWPAARAGRLDILSAIKAE